In Comamonadaceae bacterium OS-1, a single window of DNA contains:
- the ubiE gene encoding ubiquinone/menaquinone biosynthesis C-methyltransferase UbiE, translating to MSTTHFGFQSVDESEKARHVRGVFDSVASKYDLMNDLMSAGLHRTWKAYTVLVADIREGHQVLDIAGGTGDLAMAFAKKVGATGRVVHTDINEAMLRTGRDRLLDAGVVLPTMVCDAEKLPFPDASFDRVSVAFGLRNMTHKDVALAEMCRVLKPGGKLLVLEFSKVAQPLEKVYDWYSFKVLPQLGKLVAGDDASYRYLAESIRMHPGQKELKTMMQAAGFGHVDYHNLTGGMVALHVGIKC from the coding sequence ATGAGCACTACCCACTTTGGTTTCCAGTCGGTTGACGAGAGCGAAAAGGCCCGCCATGTGCGCGGCGTGTTCGATTCCGTAGCCTCCAAATACGACCTGATGAACGACCTGATGTCGGCGGGTCTGCACCGTACCTGGAAGGCCTACACCGTGCTGGTGGCCGATATCCGCGAAGGCCACCAGGTGCTGGACATCGCCGGCGGCACCGGCGACCTGGCCATGGCGTTTGCCAAAAAGGTCGGTGCCACCGGCCGGGTGGTGCACACCGACATCAACGAAGCCATGCTGCGCACCGGCCGCGACCGCCTGCTGGACGCGGGCGTGGTGCTGCCCACCATGGTCTGCGATGCCGAAAAACTGCCGTTCCCCGATGCCAGCTTTGACCGCGTCAGCGTGGCCTTTGGCCTGCGCAACATGACCCATAAAGACGTGGCCCTGGCCGAGATGTGCCGCGTGCTCAAGCCCGGCGGCAAGCTGCTGGTGCTGGAGTTCTCCAAGGTGGCCCAGCCGCTGGAGAAGGTCTACGACTGGTATTCCTTCAAGGTGCTGCCGCAACTGGGCAAGCTGGTGGCAGGCGACGATGCCAGCTACCGCTACCTGGCCGAGTCCATCCGCATGCACCCTGGCCAGAAAGAGTTGAAAACCATGATGCAGGCCGCAGGCTTTGGCCACGTCGACTACCACAACCTTACCGGGGGTATGGTGGCCTTGCACGTGGGGATCAAGTGTTGA
- the serA gene encoding D-3-phosphoglycerate dehydrogenase: MRKTSLDKSKIKFLLLEGVHPSALEVLRNAGYTQIESLPGALPEEQLKEKIADAHFIGIRSRTQLTQEVFAQAHKLVAVGCFCIGTNQVDLEAARERGIAVFNAPFSNTRSVAELVLAEAILLLRGIPEKSAVAHRGGWLKSAENSYEIRGKTLGIVGYGSIGTQLSVLAEAMGMQVCFYDVVTKLPLGNARQVGNLHDLLGQSDIVTLHVPETAATQWMIGAAEFAAMKQDSIFINAARGTVVDIDALAAALKSKKLLGAAIDVFPEEPRSNKDEFQSPLRGLDNVILTPHVGGSTIEAQANIGLEVAEKLVKYSDNGTSTSSVNFPEVALSSHSGKHRLLHIHHNVPGVLSAVNQVFSDNRINIAAQFLQTNEKIGYVVIDIDAESSDLALEKLAEVPGTIRSRVLF, from the coding sequence ATGCGCAAGACTTCTCTGGACAAAAGCAAGATCAAGTTTCTCTTACTGGAGGGCGTGCACCCTTCGGCGCTGGAGGTGCTGCGCAACGCGGGCTACACCCAGATCGAGAGCCTGCCCGGCGCTTTGCCCGAAGAGCAGCTGAAGGAAAAAATCGCCGACGCGCACTTCATCGGCATCCGCTCGCGCACCCAGCTCACCCAAGAAGTGTTTGCCCAGGCACACAAGCTGGTGGCCGTGGGCTGCTTTTGCATTGGCACCAACCAGGTGGACCTGGAGGCCGCCCGCGAGCGCGGCATCGCCGTGTTCAACGCACCGTTTTCCAACACCCGGTCGGTGGCCGAGCTGGTGCTGGCCGAGGCGATCTTGCTGCTGCGCGGCATTCCCGAGAAAAGCGCGGTGGCGCACCGCGGCGGCTGGCTCAAGTCGGCCGAGAATTCGTACGAGATCCGCGGCAAAACCCTGGGCATCGTGGGCTACGGCTCCATTGGCACGCAGTTGTCGGTGCTGGCCGAGGCCATGGGCATGCAGGTCTGCTTTTACGACGTGGTGACCAAGCTGCCGCTGGGCAATGCGCGCCAGGTGGGCAATTTGCACGATCTGCTGGGCCAGAGCGACATCGTCACCCTGCACGTGCCCGAAACCGCCGCCACCCAGTGGATGATTGGTGCAGCAGAGTTCGCCGCCATGAAGCAGGACAGCATTTTCATCAATGCCGCGCGCGGCACGGTAGTTGATATCGATGCGCTGGCGGCCGCCCTTAAATCCAAAAAGCTGCTGGGCGCCGCCATCGACGTGTTCCCCGAAGAGCCGCGCAGCAACAAGGACGAGTTCCAGTCGCCCCTGCGCGGCCTGGACAACGTGATCCTCACCCCCCACGTGGGCGGCTCCACCATCGAGGCGCAGGCCAATATCGGCCTGGAAGTGGCGGAAAAGCTGGTCAAGTACAGCGACAACGGCACTTCCACCTCGTCGGTCAACTTCCCCGAGGTGGCCCTCAGCAGCCATTCCGGCAAGCACCGCCTGCTGCACATCCACCACAATGTGCCCGGCGTGCTGTCGGCGGTGAACCAGGTGTTCAGCGACAACCGCATCAACATCGCCGCCCAGTTTCTGCAGACCAACGAGAAGATTGGTTATGTGGTGATCGATATCGACGCGGAGTCTAGCGATTTGGCGTTGGAAAAGCTGGCCGAGGTACCCGGCACCATCCGCAGCCGCGTGCTGTTCTGA
- the dnaE2 gene encoding error-prone DNA polymerase, producing the protein MLSVPPTISAYAELWCLSNFSFLRGASQPAELVERAQKLGYAALAVTDECSMAGIVRAHVAAKEQGLPLLVGSQFQVDGEAPFTFIVLACNLNGYGNLCEFITGLRRSAQKGSYHLSREAIDPQALADCVVLAAPDRRSTGAQLESVARWLLGAFTGRCWLAVQMLRVLGDEMWLYQLRQVSALTAIALVAAGDVHMHVRSRKPLQDVLTATRIGQPLTACGLALQPNAERHLRTRLRLAQTYPPDLLDETLQVAARCHFSLDELRYQYPDEVVPAGETPMGYLRRITYEGAGRRWPQGMAAKEQEQIEHELALIGDLRFEHYFLTVYDIVRFARSQHILCQGRGSAANSVVCYCLGVTEVDPARMSMLFERFISRERNEPPDIDIDFEHERREEVLQYLYAKYGRDRAALTGVVICYRPKSAIRDVGKALGFPLETLELLAKGHHWWDGQAIAPERLQEAGLRLDDLAVQQLLELTTALLDFPRHLSQHTGGFVLTQGPLARMVPIENAAMPNRTVIEWDKDDLDAVGLLKVDCLALGMLTALRKSLDFIGQRTGQTMAMQDIPPECSTTYDMICQADTVGVFQIESRAQMGMLPRLQPRCFYDLVIEVAIVRPGPIQGGMVHPYLNRRQGIEPVTYPSAALEEALGRTLGIPIFQEQVMQISILAAGFTAGEADGLRRAMAAWKRKGGLEKYYDKIVGGMTARGYEEAFAQNIFEQIKGFGEYGFPESHAASFALLVYNSCWIKRHHPAEFLAAMLNSQPLGFYSASQLVQDAQRHGVEVRPPDVLHSQVDCTLEDLPHPPAVRLGLRLIDKLQKKSAQRIVQARAEAPFDSAEDLARRAHLEQHEMQTLAAADALAGLSGHRRQQVWDASALRSTPLLLRDAPVEEDVLELPPALEGEEVEWDYASLGLTLRSHPLALLRPQLARRRLMSARDLLDVPDGRMVRHCGIVTLRQQPPTAKGTTFITLEDETGVVQVICWKAVRETQRAALLQSRLLAVLGRWQREGDVMNLIAQKLVDLTPLLGSLATTSRDFK; encoded by the coding sequence ATGCTGTCTGTTCCACCGACCATTTCTGCCTATGCCGAGCTGTGGTGCCTGAGCAATTTCTCCTTTTTGCGTGGTGCCAGCCAACCCGCCGAGCTAGTGGAACGTGCCCAAAAACTGGGCTATGCTGCCCTGGCGGTCACCGACGAATGCTCCATGGCCGGGATCGTGCGCGCCCACGTGGCCGCCAAGGAGCAGGGCCTGCCGCTGCTGGTGGGCAGCCAGTTCCAGGTGGATGGCGAGGCACCGTTTACCTTCATCGTGCTGGCCTGCAACCTCAACGGTTACGGCAATCTGTGCGAGTTCATTACCGGGCTGCGCCGGTCGGCGCAAAAGGGCAGCTACCACCTCAGCCGCGAGGCCATAGACCCGCAGGCCCTGGCCGACTGCGTGGTGCTGGCCGCGCCAGACCGGCGCTCCACTGGCGCGCAACTGGAATCCGTGGCCCGCTGGCTGCTCGGTGCCTTTACCGGCCGCTGCTGGCTGGCGGTGCAGATGCTGCGCGTGCTGGGCGACGAGATGTGGCTGTACCAGCTGCGCCAGGTCAGCGCGCTTACCGCCATTGCACTGGTGGCCGCTGGAGACGTGCACATGCATGTGCGCTCCCGCAAGCCGCTGCAGGATGTGCTCACCGCCACCCGGATCGGCCAGCCCTTGACCGCCTGCGGCCTGGCCTTGCAGCCCAATGCAGAACGGCATCTGCGCACCCGGCTGCGCCTGGCCCAGACCTACCCCCCGGATCTGCTGGATGAAACTCTGCAGGTCGCTGCACGCTGCCACTTTTCTCTGGACGAACTGCGCTACCAGTACCCGGATGAAGTCGTGCCGGCGGGCGAAACGCCCATGGGCTATCTGCGCCGCATCACCTACGAGGGGGCAGGGCGGCGCTGGCCGCAGGGCATGGCCGCCAAGGAGCAGGAGCAGATCGAGCACGAACTGGCACTCATTGGCGACCTGCGCTTCGAGCACTACTTTCTGACCGTCTACGACATCGTGCGTTTCGCCCGCAGCCAGCACATCCTCTGCCAGGGCCGGGGGTCGGCGGCCAACTCTGTGGTGTGCTACTGCCTGGGGGTGACCGAGGTGGACCCGGCGCGCATGAGCATGCTGTTCGAGCGCTTCATCAGCCGCGAGCGCAACGAGCCGCCCGACATCGATATCGACTTCGAGCACGAGCGGCGTGAAGAGGTGTTGCAGTACCTGTACGCCAAATACGGCCGGGACCGCGCGGCACTGACCGGCGTGGTCATCTGCTACCGACCCAAGTCGGCCATCCGGGACGTGGGCAAGGCCCTGGGCTTCCCGCTGGAAACACTGGAGCTGCTGGCCAAGGGCCACCACTGGTGGGACGGCCAGGCCATCGCCCCCGAGCGACTGCAGGAAGCAGGCCTGCGTCTTGACGACCTGGCGGTGCAGCAGCTGCTGGAGCTGACCACGGCCTTGCTGGACTTTCCGCGCCACCTGTCCCAGCACACCGGGGGCTTCGTGCTCACCCAAGGCCCGCTGGCGCGCATGGTCCCCATCGAAAACGCCGCCATGCCCAACCGCACCGTGATCGAGTGGGACAAGGACGACCTGGATGCCGTGGGCCTGCTCAAGGTGGACTGCCTGGCGCTGGGCATGCTCACCGCCCTCCGCAAGTCGCTGGATTTCATTGGGCAGCGTACCGGCCAGACCATGGCGATGCAGGACATCCCGCCCGAGTGCAGCACCACCTACGACATGATTTGCCAGGCCGACACCGTGGGTGTGTTCCAGATCGAGAGCCGGGCGCAAATGGGCATGCTGCCTCGGCTGCAACCCCGCTGCTTCTACGACCTGGTGATCGAGGTGGCCATCGTGCGGCCCGGGCCCATACAGGGTGGCATGGTGCACCCCTACCTGAACCGTCGCCAGGGCATCGAGCCCGTCACCTACCCCAGCGCTGCGCTGGAAGAGGCCTTGGGCCGCACCCTGGGCATTCCGATATTCCAGGAGCAGGTGATGCAGATTTCCATCCTGGCCGCCGGTTTTACCGCAGGCGAGGCCGACGGGCTGCGGCGGGCCATGGCCGCCTGGAAGCGCAAGGGCGGGCTGGAAAAGTACTACGACAAAATCGTCGGCGGCATGACGGCACGCGGCTATGAAGAGGCGTTTGCCCAGAACATCTTCGAGCAGATCAAGGGCTTTGGCGAGTATGGCTTTCCCGAAAGCCATGCGGCATCGTTTGCCTTGCTGGTCTATAACAGTTGCTGGATCAAGCGGCACCACCCGGCCGAATTTTTGGCCGCCATGCTCAACAGCCAGCCGCTGGGCTTTTACTCGGCCTCGCAGCTGGTGCAGGATGCCCAGCGCCATGGGGTGGAGGTGCGGCCCCCGGATGTGCTGCACAGCCAGGTGGACTGCACCCTGGAAGACCTGCCGCACCCCCCGGCCGTGCGGCTGGGCCTGCGCCTCATCGACAAGCTGCAGAAAAAGTCGGCACAGCGCATCGTGCAGGCACGGGCCGAAGCACCGTTCGACAGCGCCGAAGACCTGGCCCGTCGCGCCCACCTGGAGCAGCACGAGATGCAAACCCTGGCCGCGGCCGATGCGCTGGCGGGCCTGTCCGGCCACCGGCGGCAGCAGGTCTGGGATGCCTCGGCCCTGCGTTCCACGCCGCTGCTGCTGCGGGATGCGCCGGTGGAAGAAGATGTGCTGGAATTGCCGCCCGCGCTGGAAGGGGAGGAGGTGGAGTGGGACTACGCGTCCCTGGGCCTGACCCTGCGCAGCCACCCGCTGGCGCTGCTGCGGCCCCAACTGGCCCGGCGCAGGCTGATGTCGGCGCGGGACCTGCTGGACGTGCCCGATGGCCGCATGGTGCGCCACTGCGGCATCGTCACGCTGCGCCAGCAGCCGCCCACTGCCAAGGGCACGACCTTCATCACCCTGGAAGATGAAACCGGCGTGGTGCAGGTGATTTGCTGGAAGGCCGTGCGCGAGACGCAGCGCGCCGCACTGCTGCAGTCCCGGCTGCTGGCGGTGCTGGGCCGCTGGCAGCGCGAAGGCGATGTGATGAATCTGATCGCCCAGAAGCTGGTGGACCTGACCCCCTTGCTCGGCAGCCTGGCCACCACCAGCCGGGATTTCAAATAG
- the imuB gene encoding protein ImuB, with protein MLWAALLPEAHPSPNPSRTEALQGLAVWCLQFTPRVAITEAAVLMEVEGSERLFGGRRALAAQVRTESAALGVVFLAWAPTSLAALALARCGVRNGFAQPLAVLLDGLPLASVAAVAAHAPMLARLGCTTLGQVRALPRGGLSRRFDKELLVALDQAYGLRPSAHAWVALPEQFHARLELMSRVEHAPAILFGARRLLLQLCGWLAARRCGVTAFTLRWCHDAMRSKTAGDGGELTIRTAEPTRSVEHLARLLVENLAKVQLQAPVGDLELLAVEVRAFEAPTMSLLPDSQQDGESLALALERIAARLGPQRVLRPVLQEDHRLEWTVHWQPAPAPLPRKSPGAPSAPYTLPQPSFVLPHPLPLAVQADRPLYQGMLHLLSGPHRIEGGWWHRLSDDTGTHAQTVVRDYWVALSAHAGVLWIYQTRLANEDTAWFLHGIFA; from the coding sequence ATGCTGTGGGCCGCCTTGCTCCCCGAAGCACACCCATCCCCCAACCCGTCCCGCACTGAGGCGCTCCAGGGCCTGGCGGTGTGGTGTCTGCAATTCACCCCCCGTGTGGCCATAACGGAAGCTGCCGTGCTGATGGAAGTGGAGGGCAGCGAGCGCCTGTTTGGCGGCAGGCGCGCGCTGGCGGCGCAGGTGCGTACGGAATCTGCGGCGCTGGGCGTGGTTTTTCTGGCCTGGGCCCCCACCAGCCTGGCCGCGCTGGCCCTGGCGCGCTGCGGCGTGCGCAACGGCTTTGCGCAACCGCTGGCTGTACTGCTGGATGGCTTGCCGCTGGCATCTGTGGCGGCGGTGGCGGCCCACGCGCCGATGCTGGCGCGCCTGGGCTGCACCACCCTGGGCCAGGTCCGGGCGCTGCCACGCGGCGGGCTTAGCCGCCGCTTCGACAAAGAACTGCTGGTGGCCCTGGACCAGGCCTATGGCCTGCGCCCCAGTGCCCACGCCTGGGTGGCGCTGCCCGAGCAGTTCCACGCCAGGCTGGAGCTGATGTCGCGGGTCGAGCACGCCCCGGCCATTCTGTTTGGTGCGCGCCGCCTGCTGCTGCAACTCTGCGGCTGGCTGGCGGCCCGGCGCTGCGGTGTTACGGCCTTCACCCTGCGCTGGTGCCACGATGCCATGCGCTCCAAAACTGCCGGAGACGGTGGAGAGCTGACCATCCGCACGGCAGAGCCCACGCGCAGCGTAGAGCATCTGGCGCGGCTGCTCGTTGAAAACCTGGCCAAAGTGCAGTTGCAGGCCCCGGTGGGAGACCTGGAGCTGCTGGCCGTGGAGGTGCGGGCGTTCGAGGCCCCCACCATGTCCTTGCTGCCCGACAGCCAGCAAGACGGCGAGTCGCTGGCCCTGGCGCTGGAGCGCATTGCCGCTCGGCTGGGGCCGCAGCGGGTTCTGCGCCCGGTGCTGCAGGAGGACCACCGCCTGGAGTGGACCGTCCACTGGCAACCGGCCCCGGCCCCGCTGCCACGCAAGAGCCCTGGTGCGCCCTCTGCACCGTACACGCTGCCCCAGCCCAGCTTCGTACTGCCGCATCCCTTGCCGTTGGCGGTGCAGGCGGACCGGCCGCTGTACCAGGGCATGCTGCACCTGCTATCGGGCCCGCACCGTATTGAAGGCGGCTGGTGGCACCGGCTCAGCGACGACACCGGCACCCACGCCCAGACGGTGGTGCGCGACTATTGGGTGGCCCTGAGCGCGCACGCGGGCGTGCTGTGGATCTACCAGACCCGGCTGGCCAACGAAGACACCGCCTGGTTCCTGCACGGCATATTCGCCTAA
- the lcdH_1 gene encoding L-carnitine dehydrogenase, with protein MASDPLYTAKVPPEWVDYNGHLRDAYYGLICSYATDALMDQIGLDAAGRARTHGSLFTLESHIHYLYEVKLGAEVQVQLQLLGHDAKRLHIFLKLLLPDRAEPVAVCEQMLLHVDMRGPRSAAFPADVLARVQSIAAAHYSLPVPILVGKVMQLPGARPTS; from the coding sequence ATGGCATCTGACCCCCTGTACACCGCCAAAGTGCCGCCCGAGTGGGTGGACTACAACGGTCACCTGCGCGATGCCTATTACGGCCTGATCTGCAGCTACGCCACCGACGCGCTGATGGACCAGATCGGCCTGGATGCCGCGGGCCGCGCCCGCACCCACGGCAGCCTGTTCACGCTGGAAAGCCACATCCACTACCTGTACGAGGTGAAGCTGGGGGCCGAGGTACAGGTGCAACTGCAGTTGCTGGGCCATGATGCCAAGCGGCTGCATATTTTTCTGAAGCTGCTGCTGCCGGATAGGGCTGAGCCGGTGGCGGTGTGCGAGCAGATGCTGCTGCATGTGGACATGCGCGGCCCCCGGTCGGCGGCTTTTCCCGCCGACGTGCTGGCCCGGGTGCAGAGCATCGCGGCGGCACACTACTCGCTGCCCGTGCCCATCCTGGTGGGTAAGGTGATGCAACTGCCCGGAGCACGGCCTACAAGCTAG
- the lcdH_2 gene encoding L-carnitine dehydrogenase, with amino-acid sequence MTITTTIKTFAALGVGVIGSGWVARALAHGLDVVAWDPAAGAEQQLRANVANAWPALERQGLAAGASMERLRFVATIAECVQHADFIQESAPERQDLKLSLHAQISAAARPDAIIASSTSGLLPTDFYASATHPERCVVGHPFNPVYLLPLVEVVGGEKTSAEAIAAAIKIYSALGMRPLHVRKEIPGFIADRLLEAVWREALHLVNDGVATTGEIDDAIRYGAGIRWSFMGTFLTYTLAGGDAGMRHFMAQFGPALELPWTKLVAPQLTDALIDSVVEGTTAQLGTHSIKQLERYRDDAIQSVMAAVEAAKARHGI; translated from the coding sequence ATGACTATCACCACCACCATCAAGACCTTCGCCGCCCTGGGCGTAGGCGTTATAGGCAGCGGCTGGGTTGCGCGCGCACTGGCCCACGGGCTGGATGTCGTCGCCTGGGACCCGGCTGCCGGGGCCGAACAGCAACTGCGCGCCAACGTGGCTAATGCCTGGCCCGCGCTGGAACGGCAAGGCCTGGCCGCAGGGGCCTCCATGGAGCGCCTGCGTTTTGTGGCCACCATCGCCGAATGCGTGCAGCATGCCGATTTCATCCAGGAAAGTGCCCCCGAGCGGCAAGACCTCAAGCTGTCGCTGCATGCCCAAATCAGCGCGGCCGCCCGGCCCGATGCCATCATCGCCTCGTCCACCTCGGGCCTGCTGCCCACCGACTTTTACGCCAGCGCCACGCATCCCGAGCGCTGCGTGGTCGGCCACCCGTTCAACCCGGTGTACCTGCTGCCCCTGGTGGAAGTGGTGGGCGGCGAAAAAACCTCGGCCGAAGCCATTGCCGCCGCTATCAAAATCTATAGCGCACTCGGCATGCGGCCCCTGCACGTGCGCAAGGAAATCCCCGGATTTATCGCCGACCGCCTGCTGGAAGCCGTGTGGCGCGAGGCCCTGCACCTGGTCAACGACGGCGTGGCCACCACCGGCGAGATCGACGATGCCATTCGCTATGGCGCGGGCATCCGCTGGTCGTTTATGGGCACGTTTTTGACCTACACCCTGGCCGGAGGCGATGCGGGCATGCGGCACTTCATGGCGCAGTTTGGCCCGGCCCTGGAGCTGCCCTGGACCAAGCTGGTCGCCCCCCAACTCACCGATGCGCTGATCGACAGCGTAGTGGAGGGCACCACCGCCCAGCTCGGCACGCACAGCATCAAGCAACTGGAACGCTACCGCGACGATGCCATTCAAAGCGTGATGGCCGCCGTGGAAGCCGCCAAAGCCCGCCATGGCATCTGA
- the kce gene encoding 3-keto-5-aminohexanoate cleavage enzyme has protein sequence MNHDVILTCAVTGAGDTVGRHPAIPVTPQQIAEAAVEAAKAGATVVHCHVRDPATGKGSRDPALYRELVDRIRSSGVDMVLNLTAGMGGDLEIGAGENPMQFGPGTDLVGGLERLIHIEELLPEICTLDCGTLNFGDGDYIYVSTPAQLRAGAKRILELGVKAELEVFDTGHLWFAKQLLKEGLLGDAPLFQVCLGIPWGAPADTTTMKAMADNMPPGATWAGFGIGRMQMPMVAQAVLLGGNVRVGLEDNLWLDKGVPASNGSLVERARSIISMMGARTLTPEEGRQKLGLKKRG, from the coding sequence ATGAACCATGATGTCATCCTGACCTGCGCCGTGACCGGCGCGGGCGACACCGTTGGCCGCCACCCGGCCATTCCCGTCACCCCCCAACAGATCGCCGAAGCTGCGGTAGAGGCCGCCAAGGCCGGGGCCACCGTGGTGCACTGCCATGTGCGCGACCCGGCCACCGGCAAGGGCAGCCGCGACCCGGCGCTGTACCGCGAGCTGGTGGATCGCATCCGCTCCAGTGGCGTGGACATGGTGCTGAACTTGACGGCCGGTATGGGTGGCGACCTGGAGATCGGCGCGGGCGAAAACCCGATGCAGTTCGGCCCCGGCACCGACCTGGTCGGCGGGCTGGAGCGGCTGATCCACATCGAAGAGCTGCTGCCCGAAATCTGCACGCTGGACTGCGGAACGCTGAATTTTGGCGATGGCGACTACATCTACGTCTCCACCCCCGCCCAGTTGCGCGCCGGGGCCAAGCGCATTCTGGAGCTGGGCGTGAAAGCCGAGCTGGAGGTGTTCGACACCGGCCACCTGTGGTTTGCCAAGCAACTGCTGAAAGAAGGCCTGCTGGGCGATGCGCCGCTGTTCCAGGTCTGCCTGGGCATCCCCTGGGGTGCACCTGCCGACACCACCACCATGAAAGCCATGGCCGACAACATGCCGCCGGGTGCCACCTGGGCTGGCTTTGGTATTGGCCGCATGCAGATGCCCATGGTGGCGCAAGCCGTGCTGCTGGGCGGCAATGTGCGTGTGGGCCTGGAAGACAACCTCTGGCTGGACAAGGGCGTGCCCGCCAGCAACGGCTCGCTGGTGGAGCGGGCGCGCAGCATCATCAGCATGATGGGCGCACGCACGCTCACCCCCGAAGAAGGCCGCCAGAAGCTGGGGCTGAAGAAGCGTGGCTGA
- the cdhR_3 gene encoding HTH-type transcriptional regulator CdhR gives MPTEDLYFLLLPAFSMMGFVSAVEPLRVANRYQKNLYRWHILSVDGGPVTASNGMSLNAEGSLDTVASAPTLFIVGGFNPLEHYTPALGNWLRRLDRAGTVLGAIDTGSFVLAEAGLLQRQKLTLHWEAISAFVERYPALAAMVTQELFEIDGQRITSAGGTASIDMLLALIARKHGHALATAVSEQFVLGRIRNPSDHQRMQIAARYGIHNKKTIQVVSEMERHMEDPLSPDALAGSIGVTRRQLERLFATYLKDTPSHFYLGLRLDRARQLLQQTEMRIIEVSVACGFESPSYFSRAYRSRFHSPPKQDRLAS, from the coding sequence ATGCCCACCGAAGACCTGTACTTTCTGCTGCTGCCCGCGTTCTCGATGATGGGCTTTGTGTCGGCGGTCGAGCCGCTGCGGGTGGCAAACCGCTACCAAAAAAACCTGTACCGCTGGCACATCCTCAGCGTGGACGGTGGGCCGGTCACCGCCAGCAACGGCATGTCACTGAATGCCGAAGGCTCGCTGGACACGGTGGCCAGCGCACCCACCCTGTTCATCGTGGGCGGCTTCAACCCGCTGGAGCACTACACACCGGCGCTGGGCAATTGGTTGCGGCGGCTGGACCGGGCGGGCACGGTGCTAGGGGCCATCGACACCGGCAGCTTCGTGCTGGCCGAGGCCGGGCTGCTGCAACGCCAGAAGCTGACGCTACATTGGGAGGCGATATCGGCGTTTGTGGAGCGCTACCCGGCGCTGGCAGCGATGGTGACGCAGGAGCTGTTTGAAATCGACGGCCAGCGCATCACCAGCGCGGGCGGCACGGCCTCCATCGACATGCTGCTGGCGCTGATTGCGCGCAAGCATGGCCACGCGCTGGCCACCGCGGTGTCGGAGCAGTTTGTGCTGGGCCGCATCCGCAACCCGTCGGACCACCAGCGCATGCAGATTGCCGCGCGTTACGGCATCCACAACAAGAAAACCATCCAGGTAGTGAGCGAAATGGAGCGCCACATGGAAGACCCTCTGTCGCCCGATGCACTGGCCGGCTCCATTGGCGTGACCCGGCGGCAACTGGAGCGGCTGTTTGCCACCTACCTGAAAGACACGCCCTCGCACTTCTACCTGGGCCTGCGGCTGGACCGAGCGCGCCAGCTGCTGCAGCAGACCGAGATGCGCATCATCGAGGTGAGCGTGGCCTGCGGGTTTGAGTCGCCCTCGTACTTCTCGCGGGCCTACCGCAGCCGGTTCCACAGCCCGCCCAAGCAGGACCGCCTCGCCAGTTAG
- the rpsT gene encoding 30S ribosomal protein S20 has translation MATKPKKKNPRLASGRKRVRQDVKINAANTSLRSKYRTAVKNVEKAVLTGDKAKATELFAKMQAVVDTVADKGIFHKNKAARDKSRLSTKVKALVAAPVAA, from the coding sequence ATGGCAACCAAACCAAAGAAAAAGAACCCACGCCTTGCGTCGGGCCGTAAGCGCGTCCGCCAGGACGTCAAGATCAACGCTGCGAACACCTCGCTGCGTTCCAAATACCGTACCGCTGTCAAGAACGTCGAAAAAGCCGTTCTGACCGGCGACAAGGCCAAGGCCACCGAACTGTTTGCCAAGATGCAAGCGGTGGTGGACACGGTTGCCGACAAGGGCATCTTCCACAAGAACAAGGCAGCTCGCGATAAGAGCCGTCTGAGCACCAAGGTGAAGGCACTCGTGGCCGCACCTGTCGCCGCTTAA